A part of Paenibacillus sp. IHBB 10380 genomic DNA contains:
- a CDS encoding non-ribosomal peptide synthetase has product MTPEKRMQVFSNNKAKDGPVSDHDFQKIRLEDRQVRTLAEFVRRHHLCMSSCLTAIWSVLLSHYADQYEVPVLYSIMRDEAGDDCSQCYPLLIDIRKEDRLVDLVHKVEMQLDKRSGGVWSETLTKQAEGGSAALEPGKFLDFGIVETQEMNPLDSMKASVSLHEMDHPTIALLYRYRLNKLECAVQYDSSRFSKTQISRLAGHFGVLLTNTLNDPEKPVLFHPFLTWKEGNQFIRWNDTDRTYPVYKTVHQLVEEQAAKTPEAVALEFRQQKLTYSDLNRRANRIARVIVDAYLRNEQGDLPRGTLIPIMMERSADVLPAMLGVIKTGGAYLPIDPQYPEERIRFILQDAQAKIIMTTSQLVVKLKSVISQAGMKEAAVICIDDWLAQPCDSVDNLNVEVKPDDLAYVIYTSGSTGNPKGALIEHAGLVALIPYLIDRFGLTSDTRVLQFASISFDASVYEWVGTLTVGGTLVVLSEEELPPYADISEVLEQKSIHIAMLPPSVLKTMKKRDLPDLQTIVSAGEACTPDIVEDWGKERVFLNAYGPTEVTIICSVGICRPGEKVTIGRPVYNKRLFVLNPFGQPVPFGVPGELWVGGVGLARGYLNREELTKERFVHKELVMGDGHTPQIERLYKTGDIVKWTPGGELLFIGRSDDQVKIRGYRIELGEIEHQLRQYPGIRQCMVRAWHDGHYQKLAAYYTSSQELEEAELAQYLSSVLPSYMVPSYFCRLESFPLNTNGKVDRSALPHPNTVWEHSSEKASETGEDEMETRLLHIWRHLLKRKNIGVNDHFYAVGGDSILAIQMVSMARDHGIVVTPRQVAEHATVKDLAAVAAWVVGGKQKEQALDLAGEFGLTPIQHWFFEQQFEEPNYFNQSHMLLLNHCDPARLEDAINWLVRLHLELAAQFVKRGHTYVQRYRTDAVVRLASHTIRETERPDSEIAAVCVKWHGQLNYETGTMLRAGLIKGHPDDKIRLFLTVHHLVIDGVSWRILLQELYQLYHGAELPPVPSPSKKWQAAITDYAQKEDLRDDISDWTDVLAGSAAFQLPVDRYADNRSIAESAELIATLPPSDTQRLLHRCAHAYHTQINDLLLTAWSLMLSAWTGQGTVAFRLEGHGREHSVSDMNLTRTIGWFTSMFPVCIRLSADASLGETIKSVKEQLRRIPDRGISYGALRYCHPDEAVRTTLTASDPQALFNYLGQFDQAEAGEANEWLSFTRDAAQDYSSPRNHGTSLLELNCSIVYGQLHLFMKYSRRHYEEATITGLTESFISYLLSIIEHCEEKESEEFTPSDFPLVLLDQLSLDQIVNTYHAQYGLDKIMPLSPLQKGLFFHYLDHPSSDQYFVQTSWKYEGRLDVTRYREAWQRVIAENDCLRTGFIWEALDEPVQCVVQTVEPDWTVENIASQPADRQQEYFEQWMTLDRERRFDLRRPAYRLALIRSGPEEWMVVWSYHHILLDGWSLPLLLNRVHDLYECSLRGITPYRNPSLPLEHYMRWLMAKDRTEAETFWKAYLADITEPTPLPMEKSDMRFDAHQPIRRQQTEMLELDSSFTGRMTAFVQQTKISLNTLVQFAWGKVLQVLHDADITVFGMVVSGRGSDLAKADRITGLLINTLPLVMHWNTEQSVASYVKELHHTIQKLNDYCHVSLNELKDWSSVQGHTLFHSIVAFENYLNDYRQPASGLNMSAIEEREKTNYLLTTTIASDGDRIVIKLIYDADRLEQETVRRLTEHLRHALHYAVEHPDSAVGDITLMTTDDYDRIVYDWNRTFTEYPRESSVPELFREQVRLRPSQLAVIAYDWVVTYERLDQLSRHVASLLTEDAPFRGKLIGVCLPRSLEFIVSILGILKAGCAYVPIDPDFPAERIHDMIRDAGLDTIITSRSEADSLAEAWRGVSLKLICADDFDTITFVGQEEKGTRPAAACDLAYLMYTSGSTGKPKGVMVEHRSIVSLVKHTNYFPFSPDIKLLYTGSPVFDASTFEIWGTLLNGGRLYVVSKDDLMNVRLLEQRIKAWGINALWLSAALCNQWIQANETMFAGLRWLLVGGEALSPKPINRLRLRYSAITILNAYGPTENTTFSTSYPIERTFERNIPIGKPISNTTCYILDKRGRVQPVGAVGEIYVGGDGVARGYWKQEELTRKAFVPNPYASAEDREKRRNLLLYRTGDFGRWLPDGNIEYMGRSDGQLKLRGFRIEPGEIEHRLGCCPAVKQSLVIARELHGELRLIAYYTSEMDEQDIREERLQAFMTDGLPSYMLPFRYVRLESFPLTVNGKIDRARLPLPEAWRTGQASEPGAATGLEQLMEQIWRAVLKLDHIRKDEDFHALGGHSLHALRIVSLLQKNGYPVTVNQIFREQTIERLARSLNGALSASASASGLAARPDTEKALGQHTYPKDGFPLSAVQRRFFNRDLKKRNMFNVPYLALLKQRITKQEMNRVLQLLVDRHAALKLTFARLDHGEWYQYERDIDMDRALTYVDLREATASHDTFISEYCSKLQHEFDIGEGPLWKAVLFDYYGGGSRQVLLLLFHHLIFDGMSMNIFLEDFRQLLFMGADGELDREAGSSYRDWCLALTQYAPGGIPAESAAYWRGVVGGGKSLQVDWETQEWPVHRHMATITYDLLEGTAQVGLLKALAAQRQTTPLGVLLTALSQACFDLKKQPDLLLHLMSYQRESFLPGIAIDRTVGFFAGAYPVRIRIGKQELAGDTETLLEHVKRTLQDIPNEGMDYFALRHIVPELHLEAEPLIDESRMLFHYQSEETAWRADDFYEPLTLPYGNTNAPDNPSAYWLNMTACLKRDKLSLACYYSTLHYEEQTVAGLVHRFARHLRQCIEVNSLTTTGEGSFRL; this is encoded by the coding sequence ATGACACCTGAAAAGAGAATGCAGGTATTTTCAAATAATAAGGCGAAAGACGGACCTGTGAGTGATCACGATTTTCAGAAGATCCGTTTAGAGGATAGACAAGTACGGACACTGGCGGAATTTGTCCGCAGGCATCATCTTTGTATGTCTTCTTGTTTAACGGCAATATGGTCCGTTTTACTATCCCATTACGCTGATCAATACGAGGTGCCCGTTTTATATTCCATCATGCGCGATGAAGCCGGAGACGACTGCAGCCAGTGCTATCCACTTCTCATAGACATACGAAAAGAAGACCGCCTTGTTGATTTGGTTCATAAGGTCGAGATGCAATTAGATAAAAGAAGCGGCGGTGTATGGAGCGAAACGTTGACGAAGCAAGCCGAAGGAGGTTCCGCGGCGCTGGAACCCGGGAAATTTCTCGATTTCGGCATTGTAGAGACACAGGAAATGAACCCGCTTGACAGCATGAAGGCGTCTGTTTCTTTGCACGAAATGGATCACCCGACGATCGCACTCTTATATCGATACAGACTCAACAAACTCGAATGTGCGGTTCAATACGATAGCAGTCGCTTCAGCAAAACGCAGATCTCCAGGCTTGCAGGACATTTCGGGGTACTACTGACCAACACATTGAATGACCCGGAGAAGCCCGTGCTTTTCCACCCTTTCCTGACCTGGAAGGAAGGGAATCAGTTCATCCGATGGAACGATACGGACAGGACGTATCCTGTGTATAAAACCGTTCATCAATTGGTAGAGGAACAGGCGGCCAAGACGCCGGAGGCGGTCGCCTTGGAGTTTCGTCAGCAGAAGCTGACCTACTCCGATTTAAACCGCCGGGCTAACCGAATCGCCCGCGTCATTGTGGATGCATATCTGAGGAACGAGCAAGGCGATCTACCGCGAGGGACGCTGATTCCTATCATGATGGAGCGAAGCGCGGATGTGCTCCCGGCCATGCTGGGAGTGATAAAGACGGGAGGGGCTTACCTTCCGATCGATCCCCAATATCCGGAGGAACGCATTCGGTTTATTTTGCAAGACGCTCAAGCAAAAATCATCATGACAACGAGCCAATTGGTCGTTAAGCTGAAGTCGGTGATTTCTCAAGCCGGTATGAAGGAGGCGGCGGTTATTTGTATCGACGACTGGCTTGCGCAGCCCTGCGATTCCGTTGACAATTTGAACGTTGAGGTCAAGCCCGACGATCTGGCATACGTCATCTATACGTCCGGCTCCACCGGAAACCCGAAGGGCGCGCTTATCGAACACGCCGGACTAGTTGCTTTGATTCCTTATCTTATCGACAGGTTTGGGCTGACTTCGGATACGCGAGTGCTACAGTTCGCTTCCATCAGCTTTGACGCATCGGTTTACGAATGGGTCGGAACATTAACGGTCGGTGGGACGCTCGTTGTTTTGTCGGAAGAGGAATTGCCTCCATATGCCGATATTTCGGAAGTACTCGAACAAAAAAGTATTCATATTGCTATGCTGCCTCCATCCGTATTAAAAACGATGAAAAAGCGTGACTTGCCCGATTTGCAGACGATCGTGTCAGCTGGGGAGGCTTGTACGCCGGATATTGTGGAGGATTGGGGAAAAGAGCGGGTATTCCTGAACGCCTACGGTCCGACGGAAGTGACCATTATTTGTTCCGTGGGGATCTGCCGACCGGGTGAAAAAGTGACGATCGGGCGGCCTGTTTATAACAAACGGCTCTTTGTTCTGAATCCGTTCGGCCAGCCGGTTCCGTTCGGCGTTCCCGGCGAGCTGTGGGTGGGCGGCGTCGGGCTGGCCAGAGGCTACCTGAACCGCGAAGAGCTAACCAAGGAACGGTTCGTTCACAAAGAGCTTGTGATGGGCGACGGGCATACTCCGCAAATCGAGCGGTTATATAAAACCGGGGATATCGTCAAATGGACGCCGGGCGGGGAACTATTATTTATCGGCCGCAGTGACGATCAGGTCAAGATTAGAGGCTACCGCATCGAGCTTGGGGAAATCGAGCATCAGCTTCGTCAGTATCCGGGCATTCGTCAATGCATGGTCCGGGCTTGGCACGACGGGCATTATCAGAAGCTGGCGGCTTACTATACCTCTTCCCAAGAGCTGGAAGAGGCTGAATTGGCGCAGTACCTGTCCTCGGTGTTACCGTCCTACATGGTTCCGTCTTACTTTTGCCGACTGGAATCGTTTCCTTTGAATACAAATGGCAAAGTGGACCGGTCGGCGCTTCCTCATCCGAATACGGTGTGGGAACACTCTTCCGAAAAGGCGTCGGAAACGGGCGAAGACGAAATGGAAACGCGGCTGCTTCACATTTGGCGGCACCTGCTTAAACGGAAAAATATCGGGGTCAACGATCATTTCTATGCCGTTGGGGGGGATTCCATCCTCGCCATTCAGATGGTATCCATGGCCAGGGATCACGGAATTGTCGTGACGCCCAGACAAGTGGCGGAGCATGCGACCGTGAAGGATTTGGCGGCCGTGGCCGCTTGGGTGGTCGGTGGGAAGCAAAAGGAGCAGGCTCTCGATTTGGCGGGCGAATTCGGGCTGACGCCGATTCAACACTGGTTTTTCGAGCAGCAGTTCGAAGAGCCGAACTATTTCAATCAGTCGCATATGCTGCTGCTCAACCATTGCGACCCTGCGAGGCTGGAGGATGCCATCAACTGGCTGGTCCGGTTGCATCTGGAGCTGGCGGCACAATTCGTAAAGCGGGGGCATACGTATGTGCAGCGCTACCGAACGGACGCTGTCGTGCGGCTCGCTTCCCACACCATTCGGGAGACAGAGCGCCCCGATTCGGAAATTGCCGCCGTCTGCGTGAAGTGGCATGGTCAACTGAACTACGAGACGGGAACGATGCTTCGTGCCGGGTTGATCAAAGGCCACCCTGACGATAAAATTCGTCTGTTCCTTACCGTTCATCATCTGGTCATCGATGGGGTTTCCTGGAGGATTTTGCTTCAAGAGCTGTATCAGTTGTATCACGGCGCTGAGCTGCCTCCGGTTCCAAGCCCGTCTAAAAAATGGCAGGCTGCGATCACGGACTATGCGCAAAAAGAGGACCTACGTGACGATATCAGCGATTGGACCGACGTGCTGGCCGGTTCCGCCGCATTCCAGTTACCCGTAGACCGTTACGCGGATAACAGAAGCATCGCCGAATCCGCGGAACTAATTGCAACGCTGCCGCCAAGCGATACGCAGCGGCTGCTGCACCGGTGCGCTCACGCTTACCATACGCAGATCAACGATCTGCTGCTTACCGCCTGGTCGCTGATGCTGTCCGCCTGGACCGGACAGGGGACGGTCGCCTTCCGGCTGGAGGGTCATGGACGGGAGCACTCCGTATCCGACATGAACTTGACCCGAACGATCGGCTGGTTCACATCGATGTTTCCCGTATGCATCCGGTTGTCGGCTGACGCTTCTTTGGGAGAAACGATCAAATCCGTCAAGGAGCAGCTGCGCCGCATCCCTGACCGGGGCATCTCGTACGGGGCGCTGCGGTACTGCCATCCGGACGAGGCGGTTCGAACGACCTTGACCGCTTCCGATCCGCAGGCGCTGTTCAATTATTTGGGCCAGTTCGATCAGGCCGAAGCCGGGGAAGCGAACGAATGGTTAAGCTTCACGCGCGATGCCGCACAGGATTATAGTTCGCCGCGGAACCACGGAACAAGTCTGTTGGAGCTTAACTGCTCCATCGTTTATGGCCAGCTGCATTTGTTTATGAAATACAGCAGACGTCATTACGAGGAAGCGACGATTACCGGGTTGACCGAATCCTTCATCTCTTATCTGCTTTCCATTATTGAACACTGTGAGGAGAAAGAGAGCGAAGAGTTTACGCCGAGCGATTTTCCACTGGTTTTGCTTGATCAGCTTTCACTGGACCAGATCGTAAATACGTACCATGCGCAATACGGTTTGGATAAAATCATGCCGCTTAGTCCGCTGCAGAAAGGACTTTTTTTTCATTATTTGGATCATCCGTCCTCCGACCAATATTTCGTGCAGACAAGCTGGAAATACGAAGGCAGGCTCGATGTTACCCGTTATCGGGAAGCGTGGCAGCGTGTCATTGCCGAAAACGATTGTTTACGGACAGGCTTCATCTGGGAAGCGCTGGACGAGCCGGTACAGTGTGTCGTCCAAACAGTGGAACCGGATTGGACGGTAGAGAATATCGCCTCACAACCTGCGGATCGACAGCAAGAGTACTTCGAGCAGTGGATGACGCTGGACCGCGAGCGCCGCTTCGATCTGCGACGGCCCGCGTACCGCCTTGCGTTGATTCGCAGCGGTCCGGAGGAATGGATGGTAGTTTGGAGCTACCACCATATTTTGCTGGACGGATGGAGTCTTCCGCTGCTGCTTAATCGGGTTCATGATCTTTATGAATGCAGCTTGCGGGGCATAACGCCTTACCGCAATCCATCGCTCCCTTTGGAACATTATATGCGGTGGCTGATGGCGAAGGACCGGACGGAAGCCGAAACCTTTTGGAAGGCTTATTTGGCTGACATTACCGAACCGACCCCGCTGCCGATGGAGAAAAGCGACATGCGCTTCGATGCGCACCAACCGATCCGCAGGCAGCAGACCGAGATGTTGGAATTGGACTCAAGCTTTACCGGGCGAATGACAGCGTTTGTGCAGCAAACGAAAATATCGCTCAATACCTTGGTGCAGTTCGCTTGGGGAAAAGTACTGCAAGTGCTTCATGATGCGGATATAACCGTATTCGGCATGGTCGTGTCCGGCCGTGGGTCCGATCTTGCCAAAGCGGACCGTATCACCGGCTTGCTGATTAATACGCTTCCTTTGGTGATGCATTGGAATACGGAGCAGTCCGTCGCCAGCTATGTGAAGGAGCTTCATCACACGATTCAAAAGCTGAACGATTACTGCCACGTCAGCCTGAACGAATTGAAGGACTGGAGCTCCGTGCAAGGCCATACGTTGTTCCACAGCATCGTTGCTTTCGAAAATTATTTGAACGACTATCGCCAGCCGGCAAGCGGACTGAACATGTCGGCAATAGAGGAACGAGAGAAAACGAATTACCTGCTGACGACTACCATCGCGAGCGACGGAGACCGGATCGTCATCAAGCTGATTTACGATGCCGACCGGCTGGAGCAAGAAACGGTTCGCCGGTTGACAGAGCATCTGCGTCATGCTTTGCATTATGCGGTGGAGCATCCGGATAGCGCTGTCGGAGACATTACTTTAATGACTACAGACGATTACGACCGAATTGTCTACGATTGGAACCGTACGTTCACGGAGTACCCAAGGGAGAGCTCGGTTCCCGAGCTGTTCCGGGAACAGGTCCGGCTCCGGCCTTCTCAACTGGCGGTGATCGCATACGACTGGGTCGTGACTTACGAACGGCTTGACCAATTGTCACGTCATGTGGCGAGCTTGCTCACGGAGGATGCGCCGTTTCGCGGGAAGCTCATCGGCGTCTGTCTGCCGCGCTCGCTCGAATTTATCGTTTCCATTCTAGGCATCTTGAAGGCGGGCTGCGCCTACGTGCCGATCGATCCCGATTTCCCAGCGGAACGCATACACGACATGATCCGGGACGCCGGACTGGACACGATCATCACCTCGCGCAGCGAAGCGGATAGCCTTGCGGAAGCGTGGAGGGGTGTGAGCTTAAAGCTGATCTGCGCCGATGATTTCGACACCATTACCTTTGTGGGTCAGGAAGAAAAAGGGACTCGTCCCGCGGCCGCTTGCGATCTTGCTTATCTGATGTATACGTCCGGTTCGACGGGCAAACCAAAGGGGGTTATGGTCGAACACCGCAGCATCGTCAGTCTGGTGAAGCATACGAACTATTTCCCGTTTTCCCCAGATATCAAGCTGCTTTATACCGGTTCGCCGGTATTTGACGCTTCCACGTTTGAAATTTGGGGCACGCTGCTGAATGGGGGCCGCCTGTACGTCGTTTCCAAAGACGATCTGATGAACGTCCGCCTGCTGGAGCAGAGGATAAAAGCATGGGGCATCAACGCGTTATGGCTCAGCGCCGCATTATGCAATCAATGGATTCAGGCGAACGAAACGATGTTCGCCGGACTTCGTTGGCTGCTTGTAGGCGGCGAAGCGTTATCGCCGAAGCCGATCAATCGTCTGCGGCTGAGGTATTCGGCGATTACAATCCTCAACGCCTACGGTCCGACGGAGAACACCACCTTTTCGACGAGCTATCCGATCGAGCGGACCTTTGAACGCAACATCCCCATCGGTAAGCCGATCAGCAATACGACCTGCTATATTCTGGACAAAAGGGGACGTGTCCAGCCTGTCGGAGCCGTCGGAGAAATCTACGTGGGAGGAGACGGCGTCGCGCGCGGCTATTGGAAGCAGGAGGAGCTGACGCGGAAGGCGTTTGTTCCGAATCCGTACGCTTCTGCCGAAGATCGCGAAAAAAGAAGAAATTTGCTACTGTACCGGACAGGAGATTTCGGGAGATGGCTTCCGGACGGTAACATCGAATACATGGGACGGAGCGACGGCCAACTGAAGCTTCGCGGCTTCCGGATCGAACCGGGAGAGATCGAGCACCGTCTTGGCTGCTGTCCCGCCGTCAAGCAAAGTCTCGTCATCGCCCGCGAGCTCCATGGGGAGCTGCGGCTGATTGCTTATTATACATCGGAGATGGATGAACAGGACATTCGGGAAGAACGGCTTCAAGCCTTTATGACCGACGGTCTGCCTTCGTATATGCTTCCTTTCCGGTACGTTCGGCTGGAGTCGTTTCCGTTAACGGTTAATGGGAAAATTGACCGGGCAAGATTGCCTCTGCCGGAAGCGTGGCGTACCGGCCAAGCGTCCGAACCCGGTGCCGCAACCGGGCTGGAGCAGCTGATGGAGCAGATCTGGCGCGCCGTGCTGAAGCTAGATCACATCCGCAAGGATGAAGATTTTCACGCGTTGGGAGGCCATTCGCTGCATGCGCTGCGCATCGTCAGTCTGCTGCAAAAGAACGGTTATCCGGTGACGGTCAACCAAATCTTTCGGGAGCAAACGATCGAACGTTTGGCCCGCTCCTTGAACGGAGCGCTTTCGGCTTCGGCTTCGGCCTCGGGTTTGGCGGCCCGCCCGGATACGGAAAAGGCCTTGGGACAGCACACGTACCCGAAGGACGGATTTCCGCTGTCGGCGGTGCAGAGACGTTTTTTCAACCGCGACTTGAAGAAACGCAACATGTTCAACGTGCCTTATCTGGCTTTGCTCAAGCAGCGGATCACGAAGCAAGAGATGAACCGCGTGCTGCAGCTTCTGGTCGATCGGCATGCGGCGTTGAAGCTGACCTTTGCCCGGCTCGATCACGGAGAATGGTACCAGTATGAACGGGACATCGATATGGACCGGGCTTTAACGTATGTGGATCTGCGGGAGGCCACGGCGTCCCATGACACCTTTATCTCGGAGTACTGCTCGAAGCTTCAGCATGAATTCGATATCGGGGAAGGTCCTTTGTGGAAAGCCGTATTGTTTGACTATTATGGCGGCGGAAGCCGGCAGGTGCTGCTGCTTTTGTTCCATCATCTGATTTTTGACGGGATGTCGATGAACATCTTTTTGGAAGATTTCCGACAGCTTCTCTTCATGGGGGCTGATGGAGAGCTCGATAGGGAAGCGGGAAGCAGCTACCGCGATTGGTGCCTGGCGCTGACACAATACGCACCCGGAGGCATTCCGGCCGAGTCGGCAGCCTATTGGAGAGGCGTTGTCGGAGGCGGCAAGTCCTTGCAGGTCGATTGGGAAACGCAGGAATGGCCCGTTCACCGTCATATGGCGACGATCACCTATGATTTGTTGGAAGGCACCGCGCAGGTCGGCTTGTTGAAAGCATTGGCGGCGCAGCGGCAAACCACCCCGCTCGGCGTTCTGTTAACGGCATTGTCCCAGGCTTGTTTCGACCTAAAAAAGCAGCCGGACCTGCTGCTGCATCTGATGTCCTACCAGCGCGAGTCCTTTTTGCCGGGCATCGCGATTGACCGCACGGTCGGATTTTTTGCCGGGGCGTATCCCGTACGAATCCGCATCGGGAAGCAGGAACTTGCTGGCGATACTGAGACGCTACTGGAGCATGTCAAGCGGACGCTGCAAGATATTCCTAATGAAGGTATGGACTATTTTGCTTTGCGGCATATCGTACCGGAGCTTCATCTGGAGGCGGAGCCGCTTATCGATGAAAGCCGAATGCTGTTCCATTATCAATCGGAGGAAACGGCTTGGCGAGCCGACGACTTCTACGAGCCGTTGACCCTTCCGTACGGAAATACCAATGCGCCGGACAACCCTTCCGCTTATTGGTTAAACATGACGGCTTGCTTGAAGCGGGACAAGCTGAGCTTAGCCTGCTATTACAGCACGCTGCACTACGAAGAACAAACGGTGGCCGGGCTGGTGCACCGGTTTGCAAGACATTTGCGCCAATGTATCGAGGTTAACTCGCTCACAACGACAGGAGAAGGGAGCTTCCGGTTATGA
- a CDS encoding thioesterase II family protein, giving the protein MENTLKLLCFPYAGGSSFSIYRQWTKWLSPIQLIPIELPGRGSRMEEPLLYSLEELEENLFQDIVRNHIQENDRVALFGHSMGSLLAYRIGMRIGTDSPYSLVHTFLSGFDPLHLPRKKVYHRMSDREFMHEICELGGTPIEAMQHEVIRNTFLPILRADTQVVETYLESKRNVADRKLACDMSVLYGFHDNTMSDRIHSWNRYTHGRTEFKGFEGDHFFIVNDNQREVPTYVRKVLMKKLAVSI; this is encoded by the coding sequence GTGGAAAATACTCTAAAATTGCTGTGCTTTCCTTATGCGGGAGGTTCGTCCTTTTCGATTTATCGCCAATGGACCAAGTGGCTAAGCCCCATTCAACTCATCCCCATAGAACTGCCTGGCAGAGGATCCAGAATGGAGGAACCGCTCTTATATTCTTTGGAGGAACTGGAAGAAAACCTGTTTCAAGATATTGTCCGAAATCACATACAAGAGAATGACCGTGTGGCCTTGTTCGGTCACAGCATGGGAAGTTTGCTGGCTTATCGAATTGGAATGCGAATAGGGACCGACTCTCCCTATTCGCTTGTCCATACCTTTCTATCGGGATTCGATCCCCTTCATCTCCCGAGGAAAAAAGTATATCATCGGATGTCGGATCGCGAGTTCATGCACGAAATATGCGAATTGGGCGGAACTCCGATAGAAGCGATGCAACATGAAGTCATACGCAATACCTTTTTGCCCATTCTGCGTGCCGATACTCAAGTGGTGGAGACCTATTTGGAATCGAAACGCAACGTTGCCGACCGCAAACTTGCATGCGATATGTCTGTTCTGTACGGATTCCATGACAACACGATGTCTGATAGAATCCATTCGTGGAATCGATACACGCATGGCCGGACGGAGTTCAAGGGATTCGAAGGAGACCATTTTTTCATCGTGAATGACAATCAGCGGGAAGTTCCGACATATGTCCGCAAAGTTTTAATGAAAAAACTGGCGGTTTCCATTTAG
- a CDS encoding integrase core domain-containing protein, which yields MESYHSIIETECFQRHEFESYPQAYEIVSQFIQDYNRVRIHGSIYDFSPYDYMEAVKQGTVKPKQIKV from the coding sequence ATTGAATCCTATCATTCGATCATCGAAACCGAATGCTTTCAGCGTCATGAGTTTGAGTCTTATCCACAAGCTTATGAAATCGTAAGCCAGTTTATCCAAGATTATAATCGCGTGCGTATCCACGGCAGTATCTACGATTTTTCCCCGTATGATTATATGGAAGCGGTAAAGCAAGGCACTGTTAAGCCGAAGCAGATTAAGGTTTAA
- a CDS encoding helix-turn-helix transcriptional regulator, translating into MREIRKNNQMNQIEFSNHVGVSQGTLSELEQNKYNPSVRLFSL; encoded by the coding sequence ATTAGAGAAATTAGAAAGAACAATCAGATGAACCAAATTGAATTTTCAAACCATGTTGGTGTGTCTCAGGGAACTTTGAGTGAGCTTGAACAGAACAAGTACAATCCTTCGGTGAGACTGTTCTCACTATAA
- a CDS encoding tyrosine-type recombinase/integrase, producing the protein MNCRNNKLEEYAMCLLLMTTGIRNSELRALRYRHIDFEHSTIHIEEGQKTNIGTVFMPDVLKLTLKNYTSKSAFQQRLRSCNDYLFTLNCKNQLNIDALKKRIVELTRESGIQRKVTPHTFRYTTAKLMQISGS; encoded by the coding sequence ATTAATTGTCGTAATAATAAATTAGAAGAATACGCTATGTGTCTCCTCTTGATGACAACTGGTATACGAAATTCCGAATTACGCGCTTTGCGATATCGTCATATTGATTTCGAACATTCCACCATACATATCGAAGAAGGCCAGAAAACAAATATCGGCACGGTTTTTATGCCCGATGTTTTGAAGTTGACTCTAAAGAACTACACTTCTAAATCAGCCTTTCAACAACGATTACGAAGTTGCAATGACTATCTGTTTACTCTAAATTGCAAAAACCAACTTAACATTGATGCTCTAAAGAAACGAATAGTTGAACTGACACGAGAATCCGGAATTCAAAGAAAAGTAACACCTCATACGTTTAGGTACACTACGGCAAAATTAATGCAAATTAGCGGATCTTAG
- a CDS encoding polysaccharide deacetylase family protein — MNQWLPGLFLIGSFVYMMIPVIMSRVFGLGVYKRGRQAQQAEVAFTFDDGPDPRYTPELLDLLKQYDVLATFFVLGSKAEQYPHLIRRIHDEGHQVGIHNYIHKCNLIIFPWKIKRQHINRTADIIEGIIGERPSSYRPPWGVLNLGDLFLLRKSYYIVLWSVMGWDWKRQENSQKLIDRLLRKIKPGSIVLLHDSGDTAGADEDAPRQMLEGVRIVLQELKPKQYSYVRTDTLLKKRVVKGYRIDQNIHATQHIKSRVI; from the coding sequence ATGAATCAATGGCTACCTGGCCTGTTTTTAATCGGTTCTTTTGTGTACATGATGATTCCAGTAATAATGTCACGAGTCTTTGGTCTAGGTGTATATAAGAGAGGAAGACAAGCACAACAGGCTGAGGTCGCCTTTACTTTCGATGACGGCCCTGATCCACGCTATACACCTGAACTACTGGATTTGCTGAAGCAATATGATGTGTTGGCGACGTTCTTTGTACTTGGTAGTAAAGCTGAACAGTATCCGCATTTGATACGAAGAATACATGATGAGGGGCATCAAGTAGGAATTCACAACTACATTCATAAATGTAACTTAATTATATTTCCGTGGAAAATAAAGCGTCAGCATATCAATCGCACGGCTGATATTATTGAGGGGATTATCGGGGAGCGGCCTTCTAGTTATCGTCCGCCGTGGGGAGTATTGAATCTGGGTGATTTATTTTTGCTTCGCAAATCATACTACATTGTGCTTTGGTCCGTGATGGGTTGGGATTGGAAGCGTCAAGAGAATTCCCAGAAGTTAATAGACCGACTGTTACGTAAGATCAAACCCGGCTCTATCGTACTACTACATGATAGTGGCGATACGGCAGGTGCTGATGAAGATGCGCCAAGGCAAATGTTGGAGGGGGTACGAATAGTTCTGCAAGAGCTTAAGCCCAAGCAGTATTCTTATGTGCGGACAGATACACTATTAAAGAAAAGAGTGGTTAAAGGATATCGAATCGATCAGAACATTCACGCTACACAACACATCAAATCCCGGGTTATATAA